One stretch of Aeromicrobium fastidiosum DNA includes these proteins:
- a CDS encoding sugar ABC transporter ATP-binding protein, which translates to MTVSLERDPSPSAADAVPVVAMSGVEIAFPGVKALDGVGLRLFAGEVHSLMGENGAGKSTLIKALTGVYDIDAGTIVVEGVDRHFATPSAAQDAGISTVYQEVNLCANLTVAENIMLGREPRRFGRIDFKSMNRRAAALLERLDLDIDPRSVLAEHPIAVQQLVSIARALEVDARVLILDEPTSSLDADEVAQLFVVIRRLRDAGVAVVFVSHFLDQVFDISDRLTVLRNGTFVGEYLTRDITPVGLVSKMLGRELDALTDLDDESRAPASAVPGAEPVVRAVGIGRKGVIEPIDLDLFEGEVVGVAGLLGSGRTELARLLFGADRSDEGSIEVRGRLTKLRTPRAAIGQDIAFCSENRRSEGVVGDLSVRDNLVLALQASRGWLRPIPQKTKDALVARYVEALDIRPANPDALLRNLSGGNQQKVLLARWLITQPKVMILDEPTRGIDIGAKTQIQKLVSELARDGMSVVFISAELEEVLRISDRVVVMRDRRKISDRRNVDTSVADLMETIAAGSSEPDGTRRDGAGLTGTDGGPTDA; encoded by the coding sequence ATGACCGTCAGCCTTGAGCGTGACCCATCACCCTCAGCCGCAGACGCGGTCCCGGTCGTCGCCATGAGCGGTGTCGAGATCGCCTTCCCGGGCGTCAAGGCGCTCGACGGCGTGGGCCTGAGGTTGTTCGCCGGGGAGGTCCACTCGCTGATGGGCGAGAACGGTGCCGGCAAGTCGACGCTGATCAAGGCGCTGACCGGTGTGTACGACATCGACGCCGGCACGATCGTCGTCGAGGGCGTCGATCGGCACTTCGCGACACCCTCCGCCGCGCAGGACGCCGGCATCAGCACGGTGTACCAAGAGGTCAACCTCTGCGCCAACCTGACCGTGGCCGAGAACATCATGCTGGGCCGCGAGCCGCGACGGTTCGGACGCATCGACTTCAAGAGCATGAACCGCCGGGCAGCCGCGCTGCTCGAGCGCCTCGACCTCGACATCGACCCGCGGTCGGTCCTCGCGGAGCACCCCATCGCGGTGCAGCAGCTGGTCTCGATCGCCCGGGCGCTCGAGGTCGACGCCCGCGTGTTGATCCTTGACGAGCCGACGTCGTCGCTGGACGCCGACGAGGTCGCGCAGCTGTTCGTGGTGATCCGCCGCCTCCGTGACGCCGGCGTCGCGGTCGTCTTCGTCTCGCACTTCCTCGACCAGGTCTTCGACATCTCCGACCGCCTGACGGTGCTGCGCAACGGCACGTTCGTGGGCGAGTACCTGACTCGTGACATCACGCCGGTCGGTCTGGTCTCGAAGATGCTCGGCCGCGAGCTCGACGCACTCACCGACCTCGACGACGAGAGCCGCGCGCCGGCCTCGGCCGTCCCCGGTGCCGAGCCCGTCGTCCGGGCCGTCGGAATCGGCCGCAAGGGCGTCATCGAGCCCATCGATCTCGATCTCTTCGAGGGCGAGGTCGTCGGTGTCGCGGGGCTGCTCGGCTCGGGCCGCACCGAGCTGGCCCGCCTGCTGTTCGGTGCCGACCGGTCCGACGAGGGGTCCATCGAGGTGCGCGGCCGGCTCACGAAGCTGCGCACTCCGCGCGCCGCGATCGGCCAGGACATCGCGTTCTGCAGCGAGAACCGTCGGTCGGAGGGCGTGGTCGGCGACCTGTCGGTGCGCGACAATCTCGTGCTGGCCCTGCAGGCCTCGCGCGGGTGGCTGCGACCCATCCCCCAGAAGACCAAGGACGCTCTCGTCGCTCGGTACGTGGAGGCGCTCGACATCCGCCCCGCCAACCCCGATGCCCTGTTGCGCAACCTCAGTGGCGGCAACCAGCAGAAGGTGCTGTTGGCTCGGTGGCTGATCACGCAACCGAAGGTCATGATCCTCGACGAGCCGACCCGCGGCATCGACATCGGTGCCAAGACGCAGATCCAGAAGCTCGTGTCCGAGCTGGCCCGCGACGGCATGTCGGTCGTGTTCATCTCCGCCGAGCTGGAGGAGGTGCTCCGCATCAGCGACCGGGTCGTGGTCATGCGTGACCGCCGCAAGATCTCGGACCGCCGCAACGTCGACACCTCGGTGGCCGACCTGATGGAGACCATCGCCGCCGGAAGCTCCGAGCCCGACGGCACACGACGAGACGGTGCGGGCCTGACCGGCACCGATGGAGGCCCTACCGATGCGTGA
- a CDS encoding ABC transporter permease, producing MRDTRNPLVWPIAALAALLLINLVVSPSFFSIDVRNGQLYGNLIDILRNAAPTLLIAVGMTLVIATRGIDLSVGAIVAIAGAVTCTHIAGSSQPASASTALVAMGMAIALCLALGVWNGFLVSVIGIQPIIATLVLMTAGRGLAMLITDGQIVTVNNPTFSKVGAGFVFGVPLAILISGVVFAAVALVVRRTALGLLIQAVGINPEASRLAGVRSRSIVWTVYVFVAICAAVAGLMIASNTKAADANNAGLFIELDAILAVVIGGTSLAGGRFSLVGTAIGALFIQTLTTTVYATGIPPETTLVFKAVVVIAVCLLQSPKARAVLVPRRRTSPPAAAPSAPTPTAPTGA from the coding sequence ATGCGTGACACCCGCAACCCCCTCGTCTGGCCGATCGCGGCCCTGGCCGCGCTGCTGCTGATCAACCTCGTCGTCAGCCCGTCGTTCTTCTCGATCGACGTCCGCAACGGCCAGCTGTACGGCAACCTGATCGACATCCTGCGCAATGCCGCCCCGACGCTGCTGATCGCCGTCGGGATGACGCTGGTCATCGCGACGCGCGGCATCGACCTCTCGGTCGGCGCGATCGTTGCGATCGCGGGCGCCGTGACGTGCACCCACATCGCCGGCTCCAGCCAGCCCGCGAGCGCCTCGACGGCGCTGGTCGCGATGGGCATGGCCATCGCGCTGTGCCTGGCTCTCGGCGTCTGGAACGGCTTCCTGGTCTCGGTCATCGGCATCCAGCCGATCATCGCGACGCTCGTGCTGATGACGGCCGGCCGCGGTCTGGCCATGCTGATCACCGATGGTCAGATCGTCACCGTGAACAACCCGACGTTCAGCAAGGTCGGCGCGGGATTCGTGTTCGGCGTCCCGCTGGCCATCTTGATCTCCGGCGTCGTCTTCGCGGCGGTCGCTCTCGTGGTCCGACGGACGGCGCTCGGTCTGCTCATCCAGGCCGTCGGCATCAACCCCGAGGCCAGTCGGCTCGCGGGCGTGAGGTCGCGCAGCATCGTCTGGACGGTCTACGTCTTCGTCGCGATCTGTGCCGCGGTCGCCGGGCTCATGATCGCCTCCAACACCAAGGCCGCCGATGCCAACAACGCGGGGCTGTTCATCGAGCTCGACGCAATCCTCGCGGTGGTCATCGGTGGCACCTCGCTCGCCGGCGGACGGTTCTCCCTCGTGGGGACCGCGATCGGCGCCCTGTTCATCCAGACTCTCACCACGACGGTCTACGCGACGGGCATCCCGCCCGAGACGACCTTGGTCTTCAAGGCCGTCGTCGTGATCGCGGTGTGCCTGCTGCAGTCGCCCAAGGCCAGGGCAGTCCTGGTCCCACGACGCCGCACATCACCCCCCGCGGCCGCCCCGTCCGCCCCGACGCCGACCGCCCCGACAGGAGCATGA
- the yjfF gene encoding galactofuranose ABC transporter, permease protein YjfF, translating to MTLQLDPPQVGARIKPRRRIGVVPQRFWSVIATFALLIAMFGTGASRYEGFASPQVVLNLFVDNSFLIVLAVGMTFVILTGGIDLSVGAVVALSTMIAASTLRAGWPALATVVAVLLVGTVLGLLMGLVIHYFEIQPFIVTLAGMFLARGLCYVVSVDSIPITNGSFQKVAQGTVPLPGGLFVTPAVLIALVVVGIGMYVLHQTRFGRTVYAVGGSEQSATLMGLPAARVKVGVYVISGFCSSLAGLLFSVYSLSGYSLAAVGMELDAIAAVVIGGTLLTGGSGLVIGSMLGVLVLGTIQTFISFDGTLSSWWTRITIGLLVLVFVVVQRLFSRGPR from the coding sequence ATGACCCTCCAGCTCGATCCGCCGCAGGTCGGCGCACGTATCAAGCCCCGTCGGCGCATCGGCGTCGTCCCGCAACGCTTCTGGTCGGTCATCGCGACGTTCGCGCTGCTGATCGCGATGTTCGGCACCGGCGCTTCACGCTACGAGGGCTTCGCCTCACCGCAGGTGGTGCTCAACCTCTTCGTCGACAACTCGTTCCTGATCGTGCTCGCGGTCGGCATGACCTTCGTGATCCTCACGGGAGGCATCGACCTGTCGGTGGGTGCCGTCGTGGCCCTCTCGACGATGATCGCGGCGTCGACGCTGCGGGCAGGATGGCCGGCCCTCGCGACGGTCGTGGCGGTGCTTCTCGTCGGCACCGTGCTGGGGCTGCTGATGGGCCTGGTGATCCACTACTTCGAGATCCAGCCCTTCATCGTGACCCTCGCCGGGATGTTCCTGGCGCGCGGCCTCTGCTACGTCGTGAGCGTCGACTCGATCCCCATCACGAACGGCAGCTTCCAGAAGGTGGCCCAGGGCACGGTGCCGCTGCCGGGCGGACTGTTCGTCACTCCGGCCGTGCTCATCGCACTCGTGGTGGTCGGCATCGGGATGTACGTGTTGCACCAGACACGGTTCGGACGCACGGTGTACGCCGTGGGTGGCAGCGAGCAGTCGGCGACCCTCATGGGCCTGCCTGCCGCCCGCGTCAAGGTCGGCGTCTACGTCATCAGCGGCTTCTGCTCGTCCTTGGCCGGCCTGCTGTTCAGCGTCTACAGCCTCTCCGGCTACAGCCTCGCGGCCGTCGGCATGGAGCTTGACGCGATCGCGGCCGTCGTGATCGGCGGCACTCTGCTCACCGGCGGCTCGGGGCTCGTCATCGGCTCGATGCTCGGGGTCCTGGTGCTCGGCACCATCCAGACGTTCATCTCCTTCGACGGCACGCTCAGCTCGTGGTGGACCCGCATCACGATCGGCCTGCTCGTGCTGGTCTTCGTCGTGGTCCAGAGGCTGTTCTCGCGGGGCCCGCGATGA
- a CDS encoding LacI family DNA-binding transcriptional regulator, giving the protein MADVARMAGVSHQTVSRVINEMPNIRPETRAKVLEAISVLGYRPNRAARALVTRRSSTIGIISTETGLYGPNSIQRTVEESARQAGYFAGSVSLQTVTEDGLTGAIEHLLRQSVEGIVLIAAQYAALDLIGRQDFGVPFLVVDADVERADLAVGVDQHRGAYEATRHLLGLGHTRIAHVRGPVQWTEAEARRQGWEDAIREAGHEPGRLYLGDWTARSGYAAGRELLADRDSTAVFLANDQMSVGLLRAANEAGLVVPNDLSVVGFDDSPESEYLTPPLTTVRQNFHEVGRRAIAVLDAAITGRPDATPRVIEPEIILRSSTAALPRAGST; this is encoded by the coding sequence ATGGCAGATGTTGCCCGCATGGCGGGGGTCTCGCACCAGACGGTGTCGCGAGTCATCAACGAGATGCCCAACATCCGCCCGGAGACGCGGGCCAAGGTGCTCGAGGCCATCAGTGTCCTGGGCTACCGGCCCAACAGGGCTGCTCGCGCCCTGGTCACCCGTCGGTCGTCGACGATCGGCATCATCAGCACCGAGACCGGGCTGTACGGACCCAACAGCATCCAGCGCACCGTCGAGGAGTCGGCGCGGCAGGCAGGCTACTTCGCGGGGTCGGTGAGCCTGCAGACCGTGACCGAGGACGGACTGACTGGCGCGATCGAGCACCTGCTGCGCCAGAGCGTCGAGGGCATCGTGCTGATCGCGGCCCAGTACGCGGCGCTCGACCTGATCGGCCGCCAGGACTTCGGCGTGCCGTTCCTCGTCGTCGACGCGGACGTCGAGCGGGCCGACCTCGCAGTGGGCGTCGACCAGCACCGCGGTGCGTATGAAGCCACGCGGCACCTGCTCGGGCTCGGACATACCCGCATCGCTCACGTGCGCGGCCCGGTGCAGTGGACAGAGGCGGAGGCGCGGCGACAGGGGTGGGAGGACGCGATCCGCGAGGCGGGGCACGAGCCGGGTCGGCTCTACCTCGGCGACTGGACGGCCCGCAGCGGTTACGCCGCAGGCCGGGAGCTGCTCGCCGATCGCGACAGCACCGCCGTCTTCCTTGCGAACGACCAGATGTCGGTGGGGCTGCTCCGCGCCGCCAACGAGGCCGGGCTCGTGGTGCCGAACGACCTCAGCGTCGTCGGCTTCGACGACTCGCCGGAGTCGGAGTACCTCACCCCGCCCCTCACGACCGTTCGACAGAACTTCCACGAGGTCGGGCGCCGGGCGATCGCGGTGCTCGACGCAGCGATCACCGGCCGTCCAGACGCCACACCCCGGGTCATCGAGCCCGAGATCATCCTGCGGTCGAGCACGGCCGCCCTTCCGAGAGCAGGTTCGACGTGA
- the araB gene encoding ribulokinase: MSERERYVIGVDYGTLSGRALVVRLSDGAEVGTAVTEYAHAVVSERLPSGGPMLPPDWALQVPSDYVDVLRTAVPAAVAQAGIDPSDVIGIATDFTACTMVPTLADGTPLNEVPGLEYRPHAYVKLWKHHAAQGQADRINDLARARGEEWLPRYGGLISSEWEFAKGLQLLEEDPDTYERMERWVEASDWIVWQLCGTYVRNACAAGYKGILQDGHYPSEEFLAALAPGFARFVADKLDQPIGQLGQRAGGLTAEAAAWTGLPEGIAVAVGNVDAHVAAPAAQAVDHGQMVAIMGTSTCHVMSAGVLREVPGMCGVVDGGIVEGSWGYEAGQSGVGDIFGWFVEHGVPPYVHEAAAAASISVHQHLTALASQQAVGEHGLVALDWHSGNRSVLVDHELSGLVVGQTLATRPEDVYRALIEATAFGARTIIEAFTSSDVPVDELVVAGGLSKNPLLMQIYADVTRLPLSIVGSEQGPALGSALHAAVAAGAYADIRAAAKALGSVRRAVYLPDEARALVYDELFAVFTALHDHFGRRERQIMHGLRAIRRSALASSGEVVDA; the protein is encoded by the coding sequence GTGAGCGAACGCGAGCGGTATGTCATCGGCGTCGACTACGGGACCCTGTCGGGCCGCGCCCTCGTGGTGCGGCTGTCCGACGGGGCCGAGGTCGGCACCGCGGTGACCGAGTACGCCCATGCGGTGGTGTCCGAGCGGCTGCCATCGGGCGGCCCGATGCTGCCGCCCGACTGGGCGCTGCAGGTGCCGTCGGACTACGTCGACGTGCTGCGCACCGCGGTGCCCGCCGCCGTGGCCCAGGCCGGGATCGATCCCTCCGACGTCATCGGCATCGCCACCGACTTCACGGCCTGCACCATGGTGCCGACGCTGGCCGACGGCACGCCCCTCAACGAGGTGCCGGGCCTGGAGTACCGCCCGCACGCCTACGTCAAGCTCTGGAAGCATCACGCCGCACAGGGCCAGGCTGACCGCATCAACGATCTCGCCCGTGCCCGCGGCGAGGAGTGGCTGCCGCGCTACGGCGGGCTCATCTCGTCGGAGTGGGAGTTCGCCAAGGGTCTGCAGCTGCTCGAAGAGGATCCCGACACGTACGAGCGGATGGAGCGCTGGGTCGAGGCGTCCGACTGGATCGTCTGGCAGCTGTGCGGAACCTACGTGCGCAACGCGTGCGCAGCCGGCTACAAGGGCATCCTGCAGGACGGTCACTACCCGTCCGAGGAGTTCCTCGCGGCCCTCGCCCCGGGCTTCGCCCGCTTCGTGGCCGACAAGCTCGACCAGCCGATCGGCCAGCTCGGCCAGCGTGCCGGCGGCCTGACGGCCGAGGCAGCCGCCTGGACCGGCCTTCCCGAAGGCATCGCCGTCGCGGTCGGCAACGTCGACGCCCACGTGGCTGCCCCTGCAGCACAGGCCGTCGACCACGGCCAGATGGTCGCCATCATGGGCACCTCGACGTGCCACGTCATGAGCGCCGGCGTGCTGCGCGAGGTGCCGGGGATGTGCGGCGTCGTCGACGGCGGCATCGTCGAGGGCAGCTGGGGCTACGAGGCCGGACAGAGCGGCGTCGGCGACATCTTCGGGTGGTTCGTCGAGCACGGCGTCCCTCCGTACGTCCACGAGGCCGCCGCGGCAGCCAGCATCAGCGTGCACCAGCACCTGACGGCGCTGGCCTCGCAGCAGGCGGTTGGCGAGCACGGCCTCGTGGCGCTCGACTGGCACAGCGGCAACCGCTCGGTCTTGGTCGACCACGAGCTCTCGGGCCTCGTGGTCGGTCAGACGCTCGCCACCCGGCCCGAGGACGTCTATCGTGCCCTGATCGAGGCGACAGCCTTCGGTGCCCGCACGATCATCGAGGCGTTCACGAGCAGCGATGTCCCGGTCGACGAGCTCGTCGTCGCCGGCGGCCTGTCCAAGAACCCGCTGCTGATGCAGATCTACGCCGACGTCACGCGACTCCCGCTGTCGATCGTCGGTTCCGAGCAGGGCCCCGCACTCGGCTCTGCCCTCCATGCCGCCGTCGCGGCCGGCGCGTATGCGGACATACGCGCCGCCGCGAAGGCTCTCGGCTCGGTTCGCCGGGCCGTCTACCTCCCCGACGAGGCTCGGGCCCTCGTGTACGACGAGCTGTTCGCGGTCTTCACCGCCCTGCACGATCATTTCGGGCGTCGCGAACGGCAGATCATGCACGGGCTGCGCGCCATCCGGCGCAGTGCCCTGGCCTCGTCGGGAGAGGTGGTCGACGCATGA
- a CDS encoding L-ribulose-5-phosphate 4-epimerase: MTITHDVRATISALRAEVCGLHSELTRYQLVVWTAGNVSARVPGHDLMVIKPSGVSYDDLTPESMVLCDLDGEVVEGDLAPSSDTAAQAYVYRHMPDVGGVVHTHSTYATAWASRAEPIPCVLTMMADEFGGPVPVGPFALIGDDSIGRGIVETLQGSRSPAVLMQNHGVFSIGTNARSAVKAAVMCEDVARTVHIARQLGDPVPIPDHQVTSLFDRYQNVYGQ, encoded by the coding sequence ATGACCATCACCCATGACGTCCGCGCCACGATCTCCGCGCTGCGCGCCGAGGTCTGCGGCCTCCACTCCGAGCTGACCCGCTACCAGCTGGTCGTCTGGACCGCCGGCAACGTGTCGGCGCGCGTCCCCGGGCACGACCTGATGGTCATCAAGCCCAGTGGCGTCTCCTACGACGACCTGACACCCGAGTCGATGGTGCTGTGCGATCTCGACGGCGAGGTCGTCGAGGGCGATCTGGCCCCCAGCTCCGACACCGCGGCGCAGGCCTACGTCTACCGGCACATGCCGGACGTCGGCGGTGTCGTGCACACGCACTCCACCTACGCGACGGCCTGGGCCTCGCGCGCCGAGCCCATCCCGTGCGTCCTGACGATGATGGCCGACGAGTTCGGTGGGCCGGTCCCGGTCGGCCCGTTCGCCCTCATCGGCGACGACTCGATCGGGCGGGGCATCGTCGAGACGCTGCAGGGCAGCCGGTCGCCGGCGGTGCTGATGCAGAACCACGGCGTCTTCTCGATCGGCACGAACGCCCGTTCGGCGGTCAAGGCCGCCGTGATGTGCGAGGACGTGGCCCGCACGGTGCACATCGCCCGCCAGCTGGGCGACCCCGTGCCCATCCCCGACCACCAGGTGACGAGCCTGTTCGACCGCTATCAGAACGTCTACGGGCAGTAG
- the araA gene encoding L-arabinose isomerase has protein sequence MSTQQQNAPERTVWFLTGSQGLYGEETLAQVAQQSREVAAMVDGDERIPVPVVWKPVLTTADAIRRVMLDANADDSCVGLIGWMHTFSPAKMWIQGLEAMQKPFLHLHTQWHRDIPWSTLDMDFMNLNQAAHGDREFGFVQTRLRLPRKTVAGHVSDPAVGARIATWTRAATAAHDMRTLRLARFGDNMRDVAVTEGDKVEAQRRFGVSVNTFGVNDLVAVVDDVEPGAVDKVVAEYADLYDITPDLRADGDRHETLRYSAQLEVGMRRFLESGGYGAFTTNFEDLGGLRQLPGIAVQRLMADGYGFGGEGDWKTSVLVRVTKTMAEGLPGGTSFMEDYTYHLEPGRQKSLGAHMLEVCPTITSGRPSAEAHPLSIGDRGDPVRLKFLADPGDGIVVGLSDLGDRFRLTANDITLVEPDEPLSSLPVACAVWKAQPSLTTSAEAWLMAGGPHHTVLTTAVGAEAFEDLAEILRTELVHIDEDTTPRRFLQELRWNQAYYRLADGL, from the coding sequence ATGAGCACGCAGCAGCAGAACGCCCCGGAGCGCACCGTCTGGTTCCTCACCGGGAGTCAGGGCCTGTACGGCGAGGAGACCCTCGCCCAGGTCGCGCAGCAGTCGCGCGAGGTCGCGGCGATGGTCGACGGCGACGAGCGCATCCCGGTGCCGGTGGTCTGGAAGCCCGTCCTGACCACGGCCGACGCCATCCGGCGCGTCATGCTCGACGCCAACGCCGACGACTCGTGCGTTGGCCTGATCGGCTGGATGCACACCTTCAGCCCCGCCAAGATGTGGATCCAGGGCCTCGAGGCGATGCAGAAGCCGTTCCTGCACCTGCATACGCAGTGGCACCGCGACATTCCCTGGTCGACGCTCGACATGGACTTCATGAACCTCAACCAGGCCGCCCACGGCGACCGCGAGTTCGGCTTCGTCCAGACCCGGCTCCGCCTGCCGCGCAAGACCGTCGCGGGGCACGTCAGCGATCCGGCGGTCGGTGCGCGCATCGCCACGTGGACGCGTGCCGCCACCGCGGCGCACGACATGCGCACCCTGAGGCTGGCACGCTTCGGCGACAACATGCGCGACGTCGCGGTCACCGAGGGTGACAAGGTCGAGGCTCAGCGACGCTTCGGGGTCTCGGTCAACACGTTCGGCGTCAACGACCTCGTCGCCGTCGTCGACGATGTCGAGCCGGGCGCCGTCGACAAGGTTGTCGCCGAGTACGCCGACCTCTACGACATCACGCCCGACCTGCGAGCGGACGGCGACCGCCACGAGACGCTGCGCTACTCGGCGCAGCTGGAGGTGGGCATGCGCCGCTTCCTGGAGTCCGGCGGATACGGGGCCTTCACGACCAACTTCGAGGATCTCGGCGGGCTTCGCCAGCTGCCGGGCATCGCGGTGCAGCGGCTCATGGCCGACGGGTACGGCTTCGGTGGCGAGGGCGACTGGAAGACGTCCGTGCTGGTGCGGGTCACCAAGACCATGGCCGAGGGGCTTCCAGGGGGCACCTCGTTCATGGAGGACTACACGTACCACCTCGAGCCCGGGCGCCAGAAGTCGCTGGGTGCGCACATGCTCGAGGTGTGCCCGACGATCACGAGCGGACGTCCGAGTGCCGAGGCGCACCCGCTCAGCATCGGCGACCGCGGGGACCCGGTGCGGCTGAAGTTCCTGGCCGACCCGGGCGACGGCATCGTCGTTGGCCTGTCCGATCTCGGTGACCGGTTCCGTCTGACGGCCAACGACATCACGCTGGTCGAGCCCGACGAGCCGCTGTCGAGCCTGCCGGTCGCGTGCGCGGTGTGGAAGGCGCAGCCGTCGCTGACGACGTCTGCCGAGGCTTGGCTCATGGCCGGTGGTCCGCACCACACGGTGCTGACGACGGCCGTCGGCGCGGAGGCGTTCGAGGATCTCGCCGAGATCCTTCGCACCGAGCTCGTGCACATCGATGAGGACACGACGCCGCGGCGGTTCTTGCAGGAGCTGCGCTGGAACCAGGCGTACTACCGCCTCGCCGACGGGCTGTGA
- a CDS encoding enoyl-CoA hydratase, which translates to MPLVLLDSDGPVRLLTLNAPERRNALDWPLLDELAAAVRDVAADADARALVVTGAGKGFCAGANLSNLFGDLDRPTDQMREHLMKVYASFLGIRDLAIPTIAAVNGAAIGAGMNVALACDVIVAGPHAGFGPTFAEIGLHPGGGCSWMMTERIGRGRTTAALLSGVVIGADEATRIGLADQQSDDPVDTALGLARLYAGREPKLMADIKQSVRIAAASDLATSLAFESQAQAESMRNERFREFMQRFAD; encoded by the coding sequence ATGCCTCTCGTGCTGCTCGACTCCGACGGTCCCGTCCGCCTGCTGACCCTCAACGCACCGGAGCGCCGCAACGCGCTCGACTGGCCGCTGCTCGACGAGCTCGCCGCAGCCGTTCGGGACGTTGCCGCCGACGCGGATGCCCGGGCGCTCGTGGTGACGGGGGCCGGCAAGGGATTCTGCGCCGGAGCCAACCTGAGCAACCTCTTCGGCGACCTCGACCGTCCGACCGACCAGATGCGCGAGCACCTGATGAAGGTCTACGCCTCGTTCCTCGGCATCCGCGACCTGGCGATCCCGACGATCGCCGCGGTCAACGGGGCCGCGATCGGCGCCGGGATGAACGTCGCCTTGGCCTGCGACGTGATCGTCGCGGGCCCGCACGCTGGTTTTGGACCGACCTTCGCCGAGATCGGCCTCCACCCCGGCGGTGGCTGCAGCTGGATGATGACCGAGCGCATCGGTCGCGGACGCACGACGGCCGCGCTGCTCTCGGGTGTGGTGATCGGCGCCGACGAGGCGACGCGCATCGGGCTGGCCGATCAACAGTCCGACGACCCCGTCGACACGGCCCTCGGCCTCGCCCGCCTCTACGCCGGCCGCGAGCCGAAGCTCATGGCCGACATCAAGCAGTCGGTGCGCATCGCGGCGGCGTCCGACCTGGCGACATCCCTCGCGTTCGAGTCGCAGGCTCAAGCCGAATCGATGCGCAATGAGCGCTTCCGCGAGTTCATGCAGCGCTTCGCCGACTGA
- a CDS encoding mycothiol transferase, which translates to MSAGRDLLTDAFGRIHDGVAAVLDGADRTDLTRRVADDANTIGWLVWHLLRVQDSHVADVAATDEVWTSGGFFKRSQLPFDAAATGHGQSSAEVAATDVDPAVLLDYSAAVHAATTAFVDRLADADLDRVVDDSWDPPVTLGARLVSVVEDDLKHLGQAELLAGLLAHA; encoded by the coding sequence ATGAGCGCCGGCCGCGATCTGCTCACCGACGCCTTCGGACGCATCCACGACGGCGTGGCTGCGGTGCTCGACGGTGCCGACCGCACTGACCTCACCCGCCGGGTCGCCGACGACGCCAACACGATCGGGTGGCTGGTCTGGCACCTGCTGCGCGTGCAGGACTCCCACGTCGCCGACGTCGCAGCGACGGACGAGGTGTGGACGTCCGGCGGGTTCTTCAAGCGCTCGCAGCTGCCCTTCGACGCTGCGGCCACGGGCCACGGGCAGTCGTCCGCCGAGGTCGCCGCGACGGATGTCGACCCGGCGGTGCTGCTCGACTACTCCGCCGCCGTGCATGCCGCGACGACCGCGTTCGTCGACCGGCTGGCCGATGCCGATCTCGACCGTGTCGTCGACGACTCCTGGGATCCGCCCGTGACGCTCGGAGCGCGACTCGTCAGCGTCGTCGAGGACGATCTCAAGCACCTCGGCCAGGCCGAGCTGCTGGCCGGCCTCCTCGCCCACGCGTGA
- a CDS encoding DUF4235 domain-containing protein, whose translation MPAHNASRAPGKAPSTSAKILYRPVGIVSSIAGGLLASIIFKQVWKRVSAGDAVDPPGPLESEYDFKEILLAAVIQGAIYSAVKTVIQRQGARTFERATGEWPGS comes from the coding sequence GTGCCCGCACACAACGCCAGCCGCGCCCCCGGCAAGGCCCCCAGCACCTCGGCCAAGATCCTGTACCGCCCCGTCGGGATCGTCAGCTCGATCGCCGGCGGACTGCTCGCCAGCATCATCTTCAAGCAGGTCTGGAAGCGGGTCAGCGCCGGTGACGCCGTCGATCCGCCCGGACCGCTGGAGTCGGAGTACGACTTCAAGGAGATCCTGCTCGCCGCGGTCATCCAGGGCGCGATCTACTCCGCGGTCAAGACCGTCATCCAGCGCCAGGGCGCGCGCACGTTCGAGCGCGCGACCGGCGAGTGGCCCGGGTCCTGA